In the genome of Meles meles chromosome 4, mMelMel3.1 paternal haplotype, whole genome shotgun sequence, one region contains:
- the LOC123939996 gene encoding tubulin alpha-8 chain-like, producing IGTSLRFDGALNVDLTEFQTNLVPYPRIHFPLVTYAPIISAEKAYHEQLSVAEITNACFEPSNQMVKCDPRHGKYMACCMLYCGEVVPKDVNAAIATIKTKRTIQFVDWCPTGFKVGINYQPPTVVPGGDLAKVQRVVCMLSNTTAIAEAWARLDHKFDLMYAKRAFVHWYVGEGMEEGEFSEAREDLAALEKDYEEVGTESMDGEDESEEF from the coding sequence attGGAACCTCCCTGCGCTTCGATGGGGCCCTCAACGTGGACCTCACGGAGTTCCAGACCAACCTGGTGCCCTACCCCCGCATCCACTTCCCCCTGGTGACCTACGCCCCCATCATCTCCGCGGAGAAGGCCTACCATGAGCAGCTGTCAGTGGCAGAAATCACCAACGCCTGCTTCGAGCCCTCCAACCAGATGGTCAAGTGTGACCCTCGCCATGGCAAATACATGGCCTGCTGCATGCTGTACTGCGGGGAAGTGGTGCCCAAGGACGTGAACGCCGCCATCGCCACCATCAAGACCAAGCGTACCATCCAGTTTGTGGACTGGTGTCCCACAGGTTTCAAGGTTGGCATTAACTACCAGCCCCCCACAGTGGTGCCCGGCGGCGACCTGGCCAAGGTGCAGCGGGTCGTGTGCATGCTGAGCAACACCACAGCCATCGCTGAGGCCTGGGCCCGCCTCGACCACAAGTTTGACCTGATGTACGCCAAACGGGCCTTTGTGCACTGGTACGTGGGCGAGGGCATGGAGGAAGGAGAGTTCTCAGAGGCCCGGGAGGACCTGGCTGCCCTGGAGAAGGATTATGAAGAAGTGGGAACAGAGTCTATGGACGGCGAAGATGAAAGTGAGGAGTTCTAG